The following are from one region of the Shinella sp. PSBB067 genome:
- a CDS encoding acetate--CoA ligase family protein: MTRSLDRLIRPKSIAVFGGKEARRVIHQCDKMGFSGEIWPVHPREDEILGRKCYRSVADLPAAPDASFVGVNRELTIGIIRDLSARGAGGAVCYASGFREAVSELADGDDLQKALVEAAGDMPILGPNCYGFINMLDGALLWPDQHGMLRIEKGVAVLTQSSNIACNVSMQQRGLPLAYILTAGNQAQTGLADLAYAVLEDPRVTAVGLHIEGFDSLASLERLGLRARELKKPVVTLKVGKSEQAQLATVSHTASLAGNDAVSSALLARLGIGRVETLPELLETLKLLHIAGPLPSRDISSMSCSGGEASLMADAGVKRKVVYRDLKPEQRQPLRETLGQMVTISNPLDYHTFVWGNREKQTAAFTTMMQGGYALNLVVLDFPRLDRCDAADWITTCEALIDAARATGENAGIVASMGENLPEETAEMLMRNGVVPFYGIEEALAAAEAAAGIGEAWSQPLPAPLLKAPAGEGEAITLTEHEAKQALAAHGLPVPKGLTAATAEAAAEAAETLGFPVVLKGLGVAHKTEAGAVKLNLASREIVLDAARAMAGVASGFLVERMVGRPVAELIVGAMRDPVAGPVLTVGAGGILVELLEDSAILTLPTDEKAIRAAISGLKVARLLAGYRGGARGDMDALVAAVASAASYVVPNASIIEELDINPIMVLPAGDGVVAADALIRLRKNP; this comes from the coding sequence ATGACCCGCTCCCTCGACCGCCTCATCCGCCCCAAATCCATCGCCGTCTTCGGCGGCAAGGAAGCCCGGCGTGTCATCCACCAGTGCGACAAGATGGGCTTTTCCGGCGAGATCTGGCCGGTGCACCCCCGCGAGGACGAAATCCTCGGCCGCAAATGCTACCGCTCGGTCGCAGACCTTCCCGCCGCACCGGACGCCTCCTTCGTCGGCGTCAACCGCGAGCTCACCATCGGCATCATCCGCGATCTCTCCGCGCGCGGCGCGGGCGGCGCGGTCTGCTACGCCTCGGGCTTCCGCGAGGCCGTCAGCGAGCTTGCCGACGGCGACGACCTGCAGAAGGCGCTGGTGGAGGCGGCCGGCGACATGCCGATCCTCGGCCCCAATTGCTACGGCTTCATCAACATGCTGGATGGCGCCCTGCTCTGGCCCGACCAGCACGGCATGCTGCGCATCGAGAAGGGCGTCGCCGTCCTCACACAATCCTCCAACATCGCCTGCAACGTCTCCATGCAGCAGCGCGGCCTGCCGCTCGCCTATATCCTGACGGCCGGCAACCAGGCGCAGACCGGCCTTGCCGACCTCGCCTACGCGGTCCTCGAAGACCCGCGCGTCACCGCCGTCGGCCTGCATATCGAGGGCTTCGACAGCCTCGCCTCGCTGGAGCGCCTCGGCCTGCGCGCCCGCGAACTGAAAAAGCCCGTCGTCACGCTGAAGGTCGGCAAGTCGGAACAGGCGCAGCTTGCCACCGTCTCGCACACCGCCTCGCTCGCTGGCAACGACGCCGTCTCCTCGGCGCTGCTCGCCCGCCTCGGCATCGGCCGCGTCGAGACCCTGCCGGAACTGCTGGAAACGCTGAAGCTGCTGCACATCGCCGGCCCCCTGCCGAGCCGCGACATCTCCTCCATGTCCTGCTCGGGCGGCGAGGCCTCGCTGATGGCGGATGCCGGCGTGAAGCGGAAGGTCGTCTACCGCGACCTGAAGCCGGAGCAGCGCCAGCCGCTGCGCGAAACGCTCGGCCAGATGGTGACGATCTCCAACCCGCTCGACTACCACACCTTCGTCTGGGGTAACCGCGAGAAGCAGACCGCCGCCTTCACCACGATGATGCAGGGCGGCTACGCGCTGAACCTCGTCGTCCTCGATTTCCCCCGCCTCGACCGCTGCGACGCGGCCGACTGGATCACCACCTGCGAGGCCCTCATCGACGCCGCGCGCGCGACCGGAGAAAATGCCGGCATCGTCGCCAGCATGGGCGAGAACCTGCCGGAGGAGACCGCCGAGATGCTGATGCGCAACGGCGTCGTCCCCTTCTACGGCATCGAGGAGGCCCTTGCCGCCGCGGAGGCTGCCGCCGGCATCGGCGAAGCCTGGTCGCAGCCCCTTCCCGCCCCGCTGCTCAAGGCCCCGGCCGGCGAAGGCGAGGCGATCACGCTCACCGAGCACGAGGCCAAGCAGGCCCTCGCCGCCCACGGCCTGCCCGTGCCGAAGGGCCTGACCGCCGCAACGGCGGAAGCCGCCGCCGAGGCTGCCGAAACGCTCGGCTTTCCCGTCGTGCTCAAAGGCCTTGGCGTTGCGCACAAGACGGAAGCCGGCGCGGTCAAGCTCAACCTCGCCAGCCGCGAGATCGTCCTCGATGCAGCAAGGGCCATGGCCGGCGTCGCCTCGGGTTTCCTCGTGGAAAGGATGGTGGGCAGGCCGGTCGCCGAGCTCATCGTCGGCGCGATGCGCGATCCCGTCGCCGGCCCGGTGCTCACCGTCGGCGCGGGCGGCATCCTCGTCGAACTGCTGGAGGATTCGGCGATCCTGACCCTGCCGACCGACGAGAAGGCGATCCGCGCGGCGATCTCCGGCCTCAAGGTCGCCAGGCTCCTCGCCGGTTATCGCGGCGGAGCGAGGGGCGATATGGACGCCCTTGTCGCCGCCGTCGCATCGGCGGCATCCTATGTCGTTCCAAACGCTTCAATAATCGAAGAACTTGACATTAATCCTATAATGGTGCTGCCCGCCGGCGACGGTGTCGTCGCGGCCGACGCCCTGATCCGTCTGAGGAAAAACCCATGA
- a CDS encoding IS110 family transposase: MNVIVGIDVSKERLDVHVLPAGDSFFVGNDHAGVDELARRLTRAKAGIVALEATGGYEMLAAAGLSSTGFAVVVVNPAQVRSYAHALGKRAKTDPIDAAVIAAFVTATSPEIRPLHDEESEVFSAIVSRRRQIVQMITAEENRARMALAKETSKSIRRLLAALRRELESLDGDLDGRIRKSPLWRVREALLTSVPGVGPTTARTLIAEMPELGSLDRRRIASLAGVAPFTRQSGKWRGKSFIGGGRSRVRAVLFMAALVAARHNPVLKAFRDRLVAAGKPKIVAIVATMRKLLTILNAIIRDGKPWQSA, encoded by the coding sequence ATGAATGTGATCGTTGGCATCGATGTTTCCAAGGAACGGCTGGATGTGCATGTGCTTCCGGCCGGGGACAGTTTCTTCGTTGGCAATGATCATGCCGGCGTGGATGAACTGGCCAGGCGGCTTACCCGGGCGAAGGCCGGGATCGTGGCGTTGGAGGCGACCGGCGGTTACGAGATGCTTGCAGCCGCAGGCCTGTCTTCGACCGGCTTTGCGGTGGTCGTGGTCAATCCGGCGCAGGTGCGTTCCTATGCCCATGCCCTGGGCAAGCGCGCCAAGACCGATCCGATCGATGCGGCCGTGATCGCAGCCTTCGTGACCGCAACAAGCCCCGAGATCCGGCCGTTGCACGATGAGGAAAGCGAGGTCTTCTCGGCCATCGTTTCGCGCCGCCGCCAGATCGTGCAGATGATCACGGCGGAAGAGAACCGGGCGCGGATGGCCCTGGCGAAGGAGACGAGCAAGAGCATCAGGCGGCTGCTTGCCGCGCTGAGGCGTGAACTGGAAAGCCTGGATGGCGATCTGGACGGGCGCATTCGCAAATCGCCCTTGTGGCGGGTGCGCGAGGCCCTTCTGACGTCGGTGCCGGGCGTGGGGCCGACCACGGCCCGCACGCTGATTGCCGAGATGCCGGAACTGGGCAGCCTCGACCGGCGCCGGATCGCGTCATTGGCGGGCGTTGCACCGTTCACGCGGCAGTCGGGCAAGTGGCGCGGCAAGAGCTTCATCGGTGGCGGGCGCAGCCGGGTGCGGGCCGTGCTGTTCATGGCCGCTCTCGTGGCGGCCCGTCACAACCCGGTCCTCAAGGCTTTCCGCGACCGTCTCGTTGCTGCCGGAAAGCCGAAGATCGTCGCCATCGTCGCGACCATGCGAAAGCTCCTCACCATCCTCAACGCCATCATCCGGGACGGAAAACCATGGCAAAGCGCTTGA
- a CDS encoding carnitinyl-CoA dehydratase produces MTGPIRQRREGGILEVTIDRPKANAIDLATSRVMGRIFADFRDDETLRVAIITGAGEKFFCPGWDLKAAAAGDAVDGDYGIGGFGGMQELRDLNKPIIAAVNGICCGGGLEIALSTDLILAAEHATFALPEIRSGTVADAASIKLPKRIPYHIAMDMLLTGRWLDVEEAHRWGFVNEILPADRLMERAWDLARLLESGPPLVYAAIKEVVRAAEGEAFQTTMNRITRRQFRTVDILYSSEDQLEGARAFAEKRDPVWKGR; encoded by the coding sequence ATGACCGGACCGATAAGACAGCGCCGCGAAGGCGGCATCCTCGAAGTCACGATCGATCGTCCCAAGGCGAACGCCATCGATCTTGCGACCAGCCGCGTCATGGGCAGGATCTTTGCCGATTTCCGCGACGACGAGACCCTGCGCGTCGCCATCATCACCGGGGCAGGAGAAAAATTCTTCTGTCCGGGATGGGACCTCAAGGCCGCCGCCGCCGGCGACGCCGTGGACGGCGACTACGGCATCGGCGGCTTCGGCGGCATGCAGGAACTGCGCGACCTCAACAAGCCGATCATCGCGGCGGTCAACGGCATCTGCTGCGGCGGCGGGCTGGAGATCGCGCTCTCCACCGACCTGATTCTCGCCGCCGAGCACGCGACCTTCGCCCTGCCGGAAATCCGCTCCGGCACCGTGGCGGATGCCGCCTCGATCAAGCTGCCGAAGCGCATTCCCTACCACATCGCCATGGACATGCTGCTGACCGGCCGCTGGCTGGATGTCGAGGAGGCCCACCGCTGGGGTTTCGTCAACGAGATCCTGCCGGCGGACAGGCTCATGGAGCGGGCCTGGGACCTGGCGCGCCTGCTCGAAAGCGGCCCGCCGCTCGTCTACGCCGCCATCAAGGAGGTCGTGCGCGCCGCCGAGGGCGAGGCCTTCCAGACGACGATGAACAGGATCACCAGGCGGCAGTTCCGCACGGTCGACATTCTCTATTCCAGCGAGGACCAGCTCGAAGGCGCGCGCGCCTTCGCGGAAAAGCGCGACCCCGTCTGGAAGGGACGTTGA
- a CDS encoding acyl-CoA dehydrogenase family protein, translated as MNFALTDEQQMIVDTVRAFVETEIYPHENEVERTGHVPPELGLEIARKCKEIGFFGCNMPEEVGGAGLDHTSFTLVERELGRGSMALTVFFGRPSGILMACNDEQRERYLLPAVSGEKFDALAMTEPDAGSDVRGMKCFARKDGDDWVVNGTKHFISHANIADFVIVFIATGEEDTPRGRKKLITCFLVDRGTPGFKIRDGYNSVSHRGYKNCILTFDECRLPSAQILGEVHKGFDIANDWLYATRLTVAATSVGRARRAFDYALNYAAERKQFGKPIGANQGVSFKLADMITEIDAADLLTLSAAWRLDQGLPSNREIASAKVYATEMLARVTDEAIQIYGGMGLMDDLPLARFWRDARVERIWDGTSEIQRHIISRDLLRPLGA; from the coding sequence ATGAATTTCGCACTCACCGACGAACAGCAGATGATCGTGGACACGGTCCGCGCCTTCGTCGAAACGGAAATCTACCCGCACGAGAACGAGGTCGAGCGCACCGGCCATGTGCCGCCGGAACTCGGCCTGGAAATCGCCCGCAAGTGCAAGGAGATCGGCTTCTTCGGCTGCAACATGCCCGAAGAGGTCGGCGGCGCTGGCCTCGACCACACATCCTTCACACTGGTCGAGCGTGAACTCGGCCGCGGCTCGATGGCGCTGACGGTCTTCTTCGGCCGCCCCTCCGGCATCCTGATGGCCTGCAACGACGAGCAGCGCGAACGCTACCTCCTGCCCGCCGTCAGCGGCGAGAAATTCGATGCGCTGGCCATGACCGAGCCGGACGCCGGCTCGGACGTGCGCGGCATGAAGTGCTTTGCCCGGAAAGACGGCGACGACTGGGTCGTCAACGGCACCAAGCATTTCATCAGCCACGCCAACATCGCCGATTTCGTCATCGTCTTCATCGCCACCGGCGAGGAGGACACGCCGCGCGGCAGGAAGAAGCTGATCACCTGCTTCCTCGTCGACCGCGGCACGCCCGGCTTCAAGATCCGCGACGGCTACAATTCCGTCTCGCACCGCGGCTACAAGAACTGCATCCTCACCTTCGACGAATGCCGCCTGCCTTCCGCCCAGATCCTCGGCGAGGTGCACAAGGGCTTCGACATCGCCAATGACTGGCTCTACGCGACGCGCCTCACCGTCGCCGCCACCTCCGTCGGCCGGGCCCGCCGCGCCTTCGACTACGCCTTGAACTACGCCGCTGAGCGAAAACAGTTCGGCAAGCCGATCGGCGCGAACCAGGGCGTTTCCTTCAAGCTCGCCGACATGATCACCGAGATCGACGCCGCCGACCTGCTGACGCTGTCGGCCGCCTGGCGCCTCGACCAGGGCCTGCCGTCGAACCGCGAGATCGCCTCGGCCAAGGTCTACGCGACGGAGATGCTCGCCCGCGTCACCGACGAGGCGATTCAGATCTATGGCGGCATGGGCCTGATGGACGACCTGCCGCTCGCCCGCTTCTGGCGCGACGCCCGCGTCGAGCGCATCTGGGACGGCACGTCGGAAATCCAGCGGCACATCATCAGCCGCGACCTGCTGCGGCCGCTGGGGGCTTGA